The genomic region tgctggcagggctggtttctaGTGAggcttctcttcctggcttgcagacagctgtcttcttgctgtgtcctcacatggcctttcctcggtgtgtgtgtgtggagacagagagagagattgagatttCTGGTGTCtgttcctctttttataagggcatcAGTCCTATCAGGTTAGGGCGCCACCCTGTCAGGTTAGGGTGCCACCCTTAGAATCTTtgtaaccttaattacctcctttaAGGCCCTAGCTCCAAATCCATTCAGGAGTTAGAACTTCAACAGAAGCATCCGGTTGGGGGGGCACCATTCAGTccataaaaaactattttaagtaaaaatgtattttgggtCAGCATATTATTAATGACTGTAttataaatcttattttaagATTAATCTTaaacataatcttttttttttagaagtccAGTTACCTTGGAGTTTATTTAAACTAAGAGAAAAAGGTCATAATGTTTTCATGCAATACATACTTGGTTCTTTAAATAACAATTGTGTGACATATAGCAGAAGGAATTAAGGAATGCTGCACTTGTGATCCATACAAAACACCAACATTTTAGGTTGTACATAATTAGAGAAATAtctgaaacactttttaaaacactgtaGTAGCCAATACATAGAGGCATGCCGTAGGTGGGCACAGGAATgcagtttagaaaagaaaaaaaaatcacataggaactactcaatttctttaaaatcacTGAGCAAGAACAGCAACATTGAACTTTCATACTGATTTTACACAACTTCTATACAGTACCTTGACTTAAATCCAAGAGCAAAAGTTAAGactctcctcctctatttttggTAAACAACTGCATGGTAAACTTAGATGACTCTTTCCCCTGGATTTTACCTGGGAGTggcctttttacatttttatttaaaagagggCAGCTTTGGCACTTTTATACTGATGTCACCAGTGTTAATATTTCTTGGGATCTCAGGAAGATTCATATTCTTTACAGCTGATACAGCACGGGCTAGAGCTCCTGCTAAGCCAGCCTCAGATTTTTCCAGCTTATTTTGTGCATCAATTTGTGTAACAATCTCATTCATATTTGTCTCCAATACCATTCCCGCCATCACCATTTCTGCAAGAATATTGTGAACCTTGTCTACATGGAAAATCAAATCCAGCTCACAgacattttcaaaacatttgtCTAATGTTTCCACAAATATTTGAATTAGATCTAAAATGCCAAGTTCACTTTCTGAAGAATCCACACAGAAGACAAAATATAACATTGCATAATGTCTATAAATCAGTTTGTTGTCAGATCCTCCAATTAATAATCCTCCTTCTaggaaattataaacattttcatcTCTCTTAGATACCAGATGGAAAGTCTCCCTGATGATTTGCTGTTGTGTATCTTCACTGTAGGGCTGGTAGAACTTGGAGAGCCGCGGCTTCCCGTGGTTGTTGAAGATTAGGATCGCCTTGATCATGGCTGTGCCGGGCCGACCGGGTGGGCACTGGGGGCCAGGGCGGGGGCGGGCGCGCGAGCCTCGCCTCGTAATCTCGCCTGCGATCCTTCCCCACCCGCCCCCTCCCGCACGCGCCCTCGCGCGCTcccaaacataatttttaatgatatttataacatataaaatacactttgAGTTTTCCCCAACTTAGTGACTCACACTGTTTAGTTAACTTGAAATTCACtatgtaagaaagaaaaacatgaattactgagaaataaattttaagaaagacaTTTCACATTGAATTTTAGTACTGAATGTATAATGCACAAAGTGAAGTTTAATTGTGTGTTACAGCATTAAAAGTAGACAAAAACTGCTTTCCTGACCTGATGTTTAGAATTCTTGTATTTATCCTTACAGATCAATTAATTTGTTTTCATAACTTTTGCTTCtaaatactaagaaaaaagatTCAGGCTGCTGCTTACAAGCACTTTCCCACAAATACCACAATGTAGATGTTCTACCCAATAGTATAACACACGAATTGGTTATAGTTTTTACTATATTTTCTCTTAACATTGTGTTTTGATAGCATAAGTGCTGTGTGAAAATTTCGATCAGAATGCTATACAAAGATCTAGtgaagggctgggtgcggtggctcatgcctggaatctcagcactttgggaggcccaagtgagaccatcccttgagcccaggagtttgacgtggcagtgagctatggtggtgccactgcactccagcctgggcaacagagcaagaccctgtctcaaggaaggaagggagggagggaggaagggagggagggagggaaaaggaagaaagaaagaagaaagaaaagaaaaagaaagaaagaaagagaaagaaagaagagaaaagaaaaaggaagaaggaaagagatcTAATGAAGCTCTTAAGAGAAACTGAAAGAATTATCAGGTTCAAAATTCTTATCAACTTCTGGATTTCAACATTAGTGTTCCCTTAGGAGCACTGTCTTTGCTGCCTTTAACCAGTGGTCCATTCCATGCAGCAAGAAGAGACTAAATGGAACACCAAGTGACAAAGAATAGGAACAATTTAAGATTGTATAATAGTCAATACCAATGCTGTGTGGTGTTCCACTGAATCAGACAAACAGATCAAACATATAAACTACAAGAACATTCCAGAAAccgtcattctgagcaaa from Pan troglodytes isolate AG18354 chromosome 18, NHGRI_mPanTro3-v2.0_pri, whole genome shotgun sequence harbors:
- the LOC745268 gene encoding AP-3 complex subunit sigma-1-like; this translates as MIKAILIFNNHGKPRLSKFYQPYSEDTQQQIIRETFHLVSKRDENVYNFLEGGLLIGGSDNKLIYRHYAMLYFVFCVDSSESELGILDLIQIFVETLDKCFENVCELDLIFHVDKVHNILAEMVMAGMVLETNMNEIVTQIDAQNKLEKSEAGLAGALARAVSAVKNMNLPEIPRNINTGDISIKVPKLPSFK